The sequence TAGCCTCATCCACTTCTTCCATAGGTTTAATATTTTCAAACCTTATCGAGTCGTTCTTTTGGTATCTGTTTTGAAGCTTAGTTTTGTACTTTCTAACCTGTCTTTCCAAAACATCAACCGCCTTGTCGATAGATGTGTACATATCGTCAGTCTCTTCCTCCGCCCTAAGGATAGTTCTGTCTAAGAATATAGTTACCTCAACAGCCTTAGAATTTCTAAGAGCCGAGAAAACAACCTTCGCGTCCACATCCTTGCCAATAAACTTGTCAAGCTTTTGGAACTTCTTTTCAGCAACGTCCTTTAGACTTTGAGTTAGTTCAATGTTCTTTCCTACAAATTCGATTCTCATAAGCTTACCTCCTTAATAGATTTTCTAATATATATATACCCGAGATAGAAGAAAAATAAAACAGCTTTATAAATTTATTAAGAGAAAGCGTGAAATAATTTATGTTTGAGTTTATGGTATAGTTTTGATCATATATATGCAATAAAAAAGGACCGCATAAGCAGTCCCAATAAAAATTCTTAGTTAGCACTTTCAAGAAAGCAAAAATTTTCAAGTTTTGAAAGTGGGAATGGCTTTAAATTGAATTACTAAATATTTCTTTTGCCTTACTTAAACTATGGTATTTATTATTAAGTACATATCTACCCATTTCAAAAATTACACCTGAATAAAACATTAAATCATCACTAAATTTTAATTTGCTTAAATCAATAATTTTTTTGTCTATTTTTTTTATGTAGTTTTCACCATCAAATTCTACTAAATCATAAAGTTTTGAATAATTATGCCACTCTTTAATTATTGTGTGATCATGATTTTTAATTATAGCTAAAAATTGCGTGTGATTAGCTCCATTACAAACTAAAATATTCATAGGATACAAATAATGATTATTAATATTTCTACTATAATTGATACAATCAAATTTATTTTTTTCGTTTATGTTATCTAAATTTATTATCAAAGAACGCTTCTTCCATAAATTTAATAAAATTGGTAATTCACTTAGTTTTATTTTTATTGGATATTCTTCTACTAACTCAATTTCATCCGTATGATAATATTTTTTGTCATCTTCATTTATATAATCAGTTACAAATACTTTATGATTTTGAAAAACAGCGTCTTCTATTTCTTTGTAAATATTTTCTATATTTGAATTATACTCAAGTTTTTCTATACTCTCTACTGCTTGAAGTGCCTCTGAGAAATTCAAATAATTGACAATAAGAAAAGTTAAATAATTTGCTACTATTACTTCATTTATGTTAATTACATTTTTTATTTTTTCATCTTCAATTAATTTTATATAACTTAAAAATTTTTCCTTTTTTCTGCTCTTTTCATCTTCTTCATCAGTTGGAAGATTTTTGACGCTTTTGTTTTTTGCAAAACACATGTTTCACTCCTCCTTTACCTAATAACAAAGGCATGTGAGATATCTCCCGCATGCCTTGTCATTTTTGCAATTATTTAATTATAATTGTTTCTCTTATATTTGTTCAAATTTGCTGTGAAATTTTTTACTTAACTTCTACCCAGTCCTCTTGAACATTACCCTTCACTCTTCTCTTAAATGAGTGAGTGTTAGTAGCTTCAACCATGTCATAATATCCCCAGAAGCTTCCATCCAAGTCGATGAAGAACTTGATATTGCCCTTAGTAGGACAGTTCATCGCCGACATAGCGTCGTAGCTTCTTTCGAAAATCTTGTTAAGAATTACAACCGCTTCA comes from Fenollaria sporofastidiosus and encodes:
- the hpf gene encoding ribosome hibernation-promoting factor, HPF/YfiA family, which codes for MRIEFVGKNIELTQSLKDVAEKKFQKLDKFIGKDVDAKVVFSALRNSKAVEVTIFLDRTILRAEEETDDMYTSIDKAVDVLERQVRKYKTKLQNRYQKNDSIRFENIKPMEEVDEAKLVKNKRFKVVPMSSDEAILQMELLRHNFFVFQNAKDESINVVYKRKDGNYGLIEVE
- a CDS encoding DUF6710 family protein — translated: MCFAKNKSVKNLPTDEEDEKSRKKEKFLSYIKLIEDEKIKNVININEVIVANYLTFLIVNYLNFSEALQAVESIEKLEYNSNIENIYKEIEDAVFQNHKVFVTDYINEDDKKYYHTDEIELVEEYPIKIKLSELPILLNLWKKRSLIINLDNINEKNKFDCINYSRNINNHYLYPMNILVCNGANHTQFLAIIKNHDHTIIKEWHNYSKLYDLVEFDGENYIKKIDKKIIDLSKLKFSDDLMFYSGVIFEMGRYVLNNKYHSLSKAKEIFSNSI